The Glycine soja cultivar W05 chromosome 6, ASM419377v2, whole genome shotgun sequence genome has a window encoding:
- the LOC114414973 gene encoding auxin-responsive protein IAA28-like has translation MELESGLALPTHNSVEEFKLNKSKQIVSLELWRPSCGSDSEKRVKHNKRSFEESFGQFLKPFPLLVWSGQPNEEEDRNEKVQRNIHTPNKNGDEENHLVGWPPVKSWRRKELHRQQYPARGQIRNDRIQANENQSRRPNSLYVKVNMEGVAIGRKINLRLFNSYQTLTSSLISMFAKYQKFEEVGESYTLNFQNEQGDWLQVGHVPWQSFIGTVRRLVILRNGSETI, from the exons ATGGAACTTGAGTCGGGTCTTGCTCTCCCCACTCACAATTCCGTTGAGGAATTCAAGCTTAACAAGTCGAAACAGATAGTGAGTTTAGAGTTATGGAGACCCAGTTGCGGTTCAGATAGCGAAAAGCGTGTCAAACACAATAAGCGCAGCTTCGAAGAGTCCTTTGGACAATTTTTGAAACCTTTTCCTTTACTAGTATGGAGTGGACAgccaaatgaagaagaagaccgTAATGAAAAGGTGCAAAGAAACATTCACACACCAAACAA GAACGGTGATGAAGAAAACCATTTGGTGGGGTGGCCACCAGTTAAATCATGGAGGAGGAAAGAGCTCCATCGGCAGCAGTATCCTGCGAGAGGCCAAATTAGGAACGATAGGATTCAAGCTAATGAGAATCAAAGTAGAAGACCAAACTCTTTATATGTAAAGGTTAACATGGAAGGGGTAGCCATAGGAAGGAAAATCAATTTGAGGCTTTTCAATTCTTATCAGACACTTACAAGCAGCTTGATCAGCATGTTTGCTAAAT ACCAAAAATTTGAGGAAGTTGGAGAAAGTTACACACTCAACTTTCAAAACGAACAAGGGGATTGGCTGCAAGTAGGACATGTTCCATGGCA ATCCTTCATTGGTACTGTGCGGCGTTTGGTGATACTGAGGAATGGAAGTGAAACTATTTGA
- the LOC114414974 gene encoding putative clathrin assembly protein At2g25430, whose amino-acid sequence MAPTTIRKAIGVVKDQTSIGIAKVASNMAPEMEVAIVKATSHDDDPASDKYIREILNLMSHSRGYVHACVTAVSKRLGKTRDWIVALKALMLVHRLMNDGPPLFQEEILYATRRGTRLLNMSDFRDEAHSSSWDHSAFVRTYALYLDQRLELMLFDRKGTVSAANGGGDDRFGGRDNFQSPPYEYGGGEFRGEGAYGNGMRKTRSYGDMSESVGRGEEKRVVSVTPLRDMTPERVFGKMGHLQRLLDRFLACRPTGLAKNSRMVLIALYPVVKESFQLYADICEVLAVLLDKFFDMEYADCVKAFDAYASAAKQIDELVAFYNWCKDTGVARSSEYPEVQKITSKLLETLEEFVRDRAKRPKSPERKEEAPPVEKVEEEPAPDMNEIKALPPPENYTPPPPPEPEPKPQPQVTEDLVNLRDDAVTADDQGNKFALALFAGAPANNANGSWEAFPSNGQPEVTSAWQTPAAEPGKADWELALVETASNLSKQKAALGGGLDPLLLTGMYDQGMVRQHVSTTQLSGGSASSVALPGPGKTPVLALPAPDGSVQPVNQDPFAASLSVPPPSYVQMADMEKKQHLLVQEQQVWHQYARDGMQGQSSLAKLNGAGYYAGGPMPMMPYGMPPVNGMGPPTGYYHTPY is encoded by the coding sequence ATGGCTCCGACGACGATCCGGAAGGCGATTGGGGTGGTGAAGGACCAGACCAGCATAGGAATAGCCAAGGTCGCAAGCAACATGGCGCCGGAGATGGAGGTCGCGATTGTGAAGGCGACGAGCCACGATGACGACCCTGCCAGCGACAAGTACATAAGGGAGATCTTGAACCTCATGTCTCACTCTCGCGGCTACGTCCACGCGTGTGTCACCGCCGTGTCCAAGCGGTTGGGTAAGACGCGCGACTGGATTGTGGCCCTCAAGGCGCTGATGCTCGTGCACAGGCTCATGAACGATGGTCCGCCGCTCTTCCAGGAGGAGATCCTCTACGCCACCCGCAGGGGAACCAGGCTCCTCAACATGTCTGATTTCAGAGACGAGGCTCACTCTAGCTCCTGGGATCACTCCGCTTTTGTCAGGACCTATGCTTTGTATCTCGATCAGAGGCTTGAATTGATGCTGTTCGATAGAAAAGGCACAGTCTCCGCCGCCAATGGTGGCGGTGATGATAGGTTTGGCGGAAGAGACAATTTCCAGTCACCGCCGTATGAGTACGGCGGTGGTGAATTTAGAGGGGAAGGCGCTTATGGGAATGGGATGAGGAAGACAAGATCGTATGGGGACATGAGTGAATCGGTGGGGAGAGGGGAAGAAAAGAGGGTTGTGAGTGTGACTCCGTTGAGGGATATGACGCCGGAGAGGGTATTCGGGAAGATGGGTCATTTGCAGAGGCTGTTGGATCGGTTTTTGGCTTGTAGGCCTACTGGGTTGGCTAAGAATAGTAGGATGGTTTTGATTGCGTTGTATCCTGTTGTCAAGGAGAGTTTTCAGTTGTATGCTGATATATGTGAGGTTTTGGCTGTGTTGCTTGACAAGTTCTTTGATATGGAGTATGCTGATTGTGTGAAGGCTTTTGATGCTTACGCCAGTGCAGCAAAGCAGATTGATGAGCTGGTTGCTTTTTACAATTGGTGTAAGGATACTGGTGTGGCGAGGTCCTCAGAGTATCCTGAGGTTCAGAAGATTACCAGCAAGTTGCTTGAGACGTTGGAGGAATTTGTGAGGGATAGGGCCAAGAGGCCAAAGAGTCCCGAGAGAAAAGAGGAGGCTCCACCAGTGGAGAAGGTAGAGGAGGAGCCAGCACCAGATATGAATGAAATCAAGGCACTGCCTCCGCCGGAGAATTATACTCCGCCTCCTCCGCCTGAGCCGGAGCCCAAGCCACAGCCACAGGTTACGGAGGATTTGGTGAATCTGAGAGACGACGCAGTCACTGCAGATGATCAGGGAAATAAATTTGCTTTAGCACTCTTTGCTGGTGCACCTGCTAATAATGCAAATGGATCATGGGAAGCCTTCCCGTCAAATGGACAGCCAGAAGTGACTTCAGCCTGGCAAACCCCGGCAGCAGAGCCTGGGAAAGCTGATTGGGAATTGGCATTGGTAGAGACTGCTAGCAATTTGTCAAAGCAGAAGGCAGCTTTAGGTGGTGGGTTGGATCCTCTATTGTTGACTGGTATGTATGATCAAGGAATGGTGAGGCAGCATGTCAGCACTACCCAACTGAGTGGTGGGAGTGCAAGCAGTGTGGCATTGCCGGGACCAGGGAAGACTCCGGTTTTGGCTCTCCCCGCCCCAGATGGATCTGTGCAGCCGGTTAATCAGGATCCATTTGCTGCATCGCTGAGTGTTCCACCACCATCCTATGTGCAAATGGCTGATATGGAGAAGAAGCAGCACTTGCTTGTGCAGGAGCAGCAGGTGTGGCATCAGTATGCAAGGGATGGGATGCAAGGTCAATCTAGCTTGGCCAAACTGAATGGCGCTGGATACTATGCCGGAGGTCCTATGCCCATGATGCCTTATGGGATGCCCCCAGTTAATGGAATGGGACCTCCAACCGGGTATTATCACACTCCTTACTGA